Proteins from a genomic interval of Paenibacillus lentus:
- the pepF gene encoding oligoendopeptidase F, with amino-acid sequence MTTIPKRSEVLPENSWQLEDLFPSQNDWDKAYEELKKLKNKAADYEGKLNTPDNIKAIFALEDDLSLQIERLYVYAHLNHDQDTTNPTYQALVQKARKLSVEVSEALSFITPEILSLPEQELDNYINDPMLADYKFTLQEIKREKAHVLSKTEEALLAQVGNLSQAPQQIFGMINNADMKFPKIKDEHGNEVELTHGSYIQFLENPDREVRKRAFKAIYETYSKQKNTIAATLSANINKNMFYSRVRKYPSVLEMSLYGDNIPKEVYTNLIDTIHESLPLLQRYLKLRKKLLGVDELHMYDLFAPLVEEYKWDITYDEAKAMLMEGLKPLGENYLNVLREGFNNRWIDVYENEGKRTGAYSWGAYGTHPYVLLNHKNNLNSMFTLAHEMGHALHSYFSDENLKYRDAQYTIFLAEVASTTNEALLMDYLLKKSTDPKQKLYLLTYYADQFRTTVFRQTMFAEFEKLIHERAEAGESLTPQELSKIYYELNVKYHGKEMTVDQDIEMEWARIPHFYTSFYVYKYATGFSAATSFSKQILEEGQPAVDRYLGFLKSGGSDYSINILKKAGVDMSSPEPIREAMSVFEQLVEQMESLTK; translated from the coding sequence ATGACTACAATACCTAAACGTTCCGAAGTACTGCCAGAGAACAGCTGGCAATTAGAAGACTTGTTTCCAAGCCAGAATGATTGGGACAAGGCTTATGAAGAACTGAAGAAGCTTAAAAATAAAGCCGCTGACTACGAAGGTAAGCTGAACACACCTGATAATATTAAGGCGATATTTGCTCTGGAGGATGACCTTTCCCTGCAAATTGAGCGCCTATACGTGTATGCGCACCTAAATCATGACCAGGATACAACCAACCCTACATACCAGGCTCTTGTTCAAAAAGCCAGGAAGCTTAGCGTTGAAGTCAGTGAAGCTCTGTCGTTCATTACGCCTGAAATCCTGTCTCTACCGGAACAAGAGCTGGACAACTATATTAATGATCCGATGCTAGCAGATTATAAATTCACGCTACAAGAAATCAAACGCGAAAAGGCGCATGTGCTTAGTAAGACAGAAGAAGCATTGCTCGCCCAGGTCGGCAACTTATCGCAGGCTCCGCAGCAAATTTTCGGAATGATCAACAATGCCGACATGAAGTTTCCGAAAATTAAAGATGAGCATGGCAATGAGGTAGAACTGACCCACGGCAGCTATATTCAATTTCTGGAGAACCCAGACCGTGAAGTCCGCAAGCGGGCCTTCAAGGCGATTTACGAAACCTATAGCAAGCAAAAAAATACGATTGCCGCTACGCTTAGCGCCAACATAAACAAGAATATGTTCTACTCCCGAGTTCGTAAATACCCTTCCGTCCTGGAAATGTCCCTGTATGGTGACAATATTCCTAAAGAGGTATACACGAATCTTATCGATACGATTCACGAGAGCCTTCCTCTGCTCCAACGTTATTTGAAGCTGCGCAAGAAGCTGCTCGGCGTTGATGAACTGCATATGTATGACCTTTTCGCACCGCTTGTTGAAGAGTATAAGTGGGATATCACCTATGATGAAGCCAAAGCCATGCTGATGGAGGGGCTTAAGCCACTTGGAGAGAATTACCTCAATGTGCTGCGTGAAGGCTTTAACAATCGCTGGATCGATGTATACGAGAATGAAGGCAAACGCACTGGAGCCTATAGCTGGGGAGCCTACGGCACACATCCTTACGTTCTCCTGAACCATAAGAATAACCTGAACAGTATGTTCACCCTGGCACACGAGATGGGTCACGCCCTGCACTCCTATTTCTCTGACGAGAACCTGAAATACCGGGATGCGCAATACACGATCTTCTTGGCTGAAGTAGCCTCTACTACTAATGAAGCTCTGCTCATGGATTATCTATTGAAAAAATCCACCGATCCAAAGCAAAAGCTGTACCTGCTCACCTACTATGCCGATCAGTTCCGGACGACTGTGTTCCGTCAAACGATGTTTGCCGAATTCGAGAAGCTGATCCACGAACGGGCAGAAGCTGGTGAATCTTTGACACCGCAGGAGCTATCCAAAATCTACTACGAGCTCAACGTGAAATATCACGGCAAAGAGATGACGGTAGATCAAGATATCGAGATGGAATGGGCTCGAATTCCGCATTTCTACACTAGCTTCTATGTGTATAAGTACGCTACAGGTTTTAGCGCGGCGACTAGCTTCTCCAAGCAAATCCTTGAGGAAGGCCAGCCTGCCGTTGACCGCTATCTCGGGTTCCTCAAAAGCGGGGGCAGCGACTACTCCATCAATATCCTGAAGAAGGCCGGCGTCGATATGTCCTCGCCAGAACCGATTCGCGAAGCAATGAGCGTATTCGAGCAATTAGTCGAACAAATGGAAAGTTTGACGAAATAA
- a CDS encoding LapA family protein — MKIQWSLILALVFALITAVFAVINVEPVQVNLLFNSVHIPLILLILGSTLIGGIIVGSFGIYRGYRLQKEVKLLSSKLAQIQEATGYEFPENENLDTEQQPAEKDISTPQA, encoded by the coding sequence ATGAAAATTCAATGGTCTCTCATTCTTGCTCTTGTTTTCGCCCTCATTACCGCGGTATTCGCCGTAATCAACGTGGAGCCAGTCCAAGTGAACCTGCTGTTTAACTCAGTACATATTCCCCTAATTCTGCTTATTCTCGGCTCGACACTCATCGGCGGCATCATCGTGGGCTCATTCGGGATATACCGGGGATACCGGCTGCAAAAGGAAGTCAAACTCCTGAGTAGCAAGCTAGCTCAGATTCAAGAGGCGACAGGATACGAGTTCCCTGAAAATGAAAATTTGGATACAGAACAACAGCCTGCTGAAAAGGACATCTCTACTCCTCAAGCCTAA
- a CDS encoding M42 family metallopeptidase codes for MMIHPNETYILDLLTKLLNTASPSGFTHRIMKLIESEAKALGLPYTQNEKGGAIITLKGKDSSRRIALSAHVDTLGAMVRSVTSKGTLAITSVGGFMMQSIENEYCTIHTRSGKTYTGTILTSHPSVHVYSDARDFKREEKNMEVRIDELVENKEDVMKLGIMTGDFVSFDARPVITPSGYVKSRHLDDKASVAALFGLLESSRREGWQPTHDLVLLISNYEEVGHGASWIPGGIQEMIAVDMGAMGDDLNCKETDVSICAKDSTGPYDYEMTGKLIQLAEELIIPYAVDIYPHYGSDASAALSGGNNIRAALLGPGVHASHAMERTHKQAILNTTKLLASYVMS; via the coding sequence ATTATGATTCACCCCAATGAAACCTACATTCTAGATTTACTAACAAAGCTCCTAAACACCGCCAGCCCAAGCGGCTTCACGCATCGCATCATGAAATTGATCGAGTCTGAAGCTAAAGCGCTTGGACTTCCCTATACGCAAAACGAGAAGGGGGGAGCTATAATCACTCTGAAAGGCAAGGATTCATCACGACGCATTGCTCTCAGTGCCCACGTGGATACCCTTGGAGCGATGGTTCGTTCAGTTACCTCCAAAGGAACGCTGGCAATCACCTCCGTAGGCGGCTTCATGATGCAGAGCATTGAGAACGAGTATTGTACGATTCATACCCGAAGCGGCAAAACATACACCGGTACAATATTGACCTCCCATCCCTCAGTTCATGTATACAGCGATGCCCGAGATTTCAAACGGGAAGAGAAGAACATGGAGGTTCGCATCGACGAGCTTGTGGAAAATAAAGAAGACGTCATGAAGCTGGGCATTATGACCGGTGATTTCGTATCTTTTGATGCCCGTCCGGTCATTACGCCGAGCGGATACGTCAAATCACGTCATCTCGATGACAAGGCGAGCGTTGCAGCCCTGTTCGGACTGCTTGAATCCAGCCGGCGCGAAGGATGGCAGCCGACGCACGACCTCGTACTCCTCATATCCAACTACGAGGAGGTAGGTCACGGCGCTTCCTGGATTCCAGGTGGTATTCAAGAGATGATCGCGGTAGACATGGGAGCGATGGGCGATGACCTGAACTGCAAGGAAACAGACGTATCGATATGCGCCAAGGACTCTACCGGTCCGTATGATTACGAAATGACAGGCAAACTGATTCAGCTCGCCGAAGAACTGATAATTCCCTATGCCGTGGATATCTACCCCCACTACGGCTCCGATGCCTCTGCCGCGTTAAGCGGCGGCAACAACATTCGCGCCGCTTTGCTCGGACCAGGAGTTCATGCTTCGCATGCCATGGAACGGACGCATAAACAAGCAATATTGAACACGACCAAGTTACTGGCAAGTTATGTCATGAGCTGA
- a CDS encoding ABC-F family ATP-binding cassette domain-containing protein — translation MNILTVEQISKSYGDKVLFQDASFGMEEYDKIGVIGVNGTGKSTFLRIVAGLEVPDSGRVAVNNDVRIACLPQNPDFDPETTVLRQVFQGGDPLLRTVAEYMESVDRLELNPTDEHLQAEVMRLSQEMDRLQAWSLESEAKSVLSKLGITDFGAKVGQLSGGQRKRIALASALIIPSELLILDEPTNHIDNESVAWLESYLQRRRGALLLITHDRYFLDRVCNVMLELDHGRLFRYEANYSRFLELKSEREEREASAEQKRQNLLRTELAWIKRGARARTTKQKARIERFEKLQAEKTEYKSDQLDISVASTRLGRRIVEISELRKSAGDRLLIGELNYTAVPGDRVGIVGPNGSGKSTLLNMIAGRVEPDHGYVELGQTVKLGFFTQEHQEMDDKQRVIEYIKEEAEVITTADGSRITAAQMLERFLFSPTMQWTPIGKLSGGEKRRLYLLRVLMGAPNVLLLDEPTNDLDIQTLTVLEAYLDEFPGAVFVVSHDRYFLDRTVDKIMAFEGDGVVAVHVGDYSEYEERLQLLAKSSEAGTSQGAGGAKGREASSAASDSASQGDKASGSGSQKDQSRVDRLKFSYNEQREYEAIDGLVEAAEERLTEIAAAMEQAASDASRLQELMAEQQEAEAELERLMDRWTYLNELAEKIEQQRSK, via the coding sequence ATGAATATTTTAACGGTTGAACAGATATCGAAAAGTTACGGGGATAAAGTACTGTTTCAAGATGCTTCTTTTGGTATGGAGGAGTATGACAAAATCGGTGTGATTGGTGTAAATGGAACGGGGAAGTCTACTTTTCTGCGTATTGTTGCGGGACTGGAGGTGCCTGATTCCGGCCGTGTTGCAGTAAACAATGATGTGCGGATCGCTTGCCTGCCCCAAAACCCGGATTTTGATCCGGAGACGACGGTATTGCGGCAGGTGTTCCAGGGCGGCGATCCATTATTGCGCACGGTAGCCGAATACATGGAATCTGTGGATAGACTTGAGCTCAATCCTACGGACGAGCACCTGCAGGCCGAGGTGATGAGATTGAGCCAAGAGATGGATCGATTGCAGGCTTGGAGTCTGGAAAGTGAAGCAAAGAGCGTGTTATCTAAGCTGGGGATTACCGATTTCGGAGCAAAGGTCGGGCAACTGTCCGGTGGACAACGCAAACGAATCGCTCTGGCCTCAGCACTTATTATTCCCTCTGAGCTGCTTATATTGGACGAGCCAACAAACCATATTGATAATGAGTCGGTCGCATGGCTGGAGTCCTATTTGCAAAGACGGCGCGGTGCCCTGCTCCTTATTACGCATGATCGTTATTTTTTGGATCGGGTATGCAATGTCATGCTGGAGCTGGATCATGGACGTCTGTTCCGCTATGAAGCGAATTACAGCCGCTTCCTGGAGCTGAAGAGTGAGCGGGAGGAGCGGGAAGCCTCGGCGGAGCAGAAGCGGCAAAACCTGCTGCGCACTGAGCTTGCCTGGATCAAGAGAGGTGCCAGGGCAAGGACGACGAAACAGAAAGCAAGAATAGAACGATTCGAGAAGCTGCAAGCGGAGAAAACGGAGTATAAAAGCGATCAGCTTGATATTTCGGTGGCGTCGACTCGGCTTGGACGAAGAATTGTTGAGATTTCTGAGTTAAGAAAGTCCGCCGGGGATCGGCTTTTGATCGGGGAGCTGAACTATACCGCTGTTCCAGGAGATCGCGTCGGCATTGTCGGGCCGAACGGTAGCGGCAAATCGACACTGCTTAATATGATTGCCGGCCGCGTAGAACCGGATCATGGCTATGTAGAGCTGGGTCAAACGGTGAAGCTGGGATTCTTCACCCAGGAGCATCAGGAGATGGATGACAAGCAAAGGGTCATCGAGTACATCAAGGAAGAGGCAGAGGTCATAACAACAGCTGACGGCTCGCGAATTACGGCAGCGCAGATGCTGGAACGATTTCTGTTCTCGCCAACTATGCAATGGACGCCGATAGGCAAGCTGTCGGGCGGAGAGAAGCGCAGGTTGTATTTGCTCCGCGTTCTGATGGGAGCTCCGAATGTGCTGTTGCTCGACGAACCGACGAACGATCTCGACATCCAGACACTAACGGTGTTGGAAGCTTATTTGGATGAATTTCCTGGGGCTGTGTTCGTCGTGTCCCATGATCGCTATTTTTTGGATCGTACGGTGGATAAAATCATGGCTTTTGAAGGAGACGGTGTTGTTGCCGTTCATGTCGGCGATTATAGCGAATATGAAGAGAGGCTTCAGCTGCTTGCCAAAAGTTCGGAGGCTGGAACGAGTCAGGGAGCCGGCGGTGCAAAGGGCAGGGAAGCTTCTTCGGCGGCTTCCGATTCTGCAAGCCAGGGCGATAAGGCATCCGGTTCCGGAAGCCAGAAAGATCAGTCTCGTGTAGACAGATTGAAATTTAGCTATAATGAGCAACGGGAATATGAGGCAATCGATGGGCTTGTAGAAGCCGCGGAAGAGCGGCTCACCGAGATCGCAGCGGCAATGGAGCAAGCCGCAAGTGATGCTTCCCGTCTGCAGGAGTTGATGGCCGAGCAGCAGGAAGCGGAGGCTGAGCTTGAACGGCTAATGGATCGTTGGACGTATTTAAATGAGCTGGCTGAGAAAATTGAGCAGCAGCGAAGCAAATGA
- a CDS encoding DUF92 domain-containing protein gives MNWIIGAVCAIAVSVAAYWKRSLSLSGMLAAALMGTVYFGAGNLFWFGILLLFFVSSSIFSKLKADQKRETEKSYAKTGRRDAGQVMANGGLGMAACIGNALWPDPGWALFFVGVMASVTADTWATEWGSLSRKPPRSILNGRPLSPGTSGGVSLLGSSAALAGGVVIGGAAWLFVMWSGLTSYIFLPLHYWIVIGGLSGFAGAMLDSYLGATLQSMYRCTVCGRSVEATRHCNENTVPLRGWSWLNNDMVNMISSLAAGGLALVLGRWLTEIVQKVILG, from the coding sequence ATGAACTGGATAATAGGAGCTGTTTGCGCGATTGCCGTTTCAGTAGCCGCTTACTGGAAAAGGTCGCTCAGTCTTTCTGGTATGCTGGCCGCGGCACTGATGGGAACGGTGTATTTTGGAGCCGGAAATTTGTTTTGGTTTGGCATATTGCTGCTATTCTTCGTTTCATCAAGTATATTCTCCAAGCTAAAAGCAGATCAAAAGCGGGAGACGGAGAAAAGTTATGCAAAAACGGGTCGAAGAGATGCTGGTCAAGTGATGGCAAATGGTGGGCTGGGGATGGCTGCCTGCATAGGCAACGCGCTCTGGCCTGATCCTGGATGGGCGTTGTTTTTTGTCGGCGTGATGGCTTCAGTGACTGCGGATACTTGGGCAACGGAATGGGGCAGCCTTAGCCGGAAGCCGCCAAGGTCAATTTTGAATGGTAGGCCTTTATCTCCTGGTACGTCTGGGGGAGTCTCGCTGCTTGGAAGCTCGGCGGCTTTAGCAGGTGGAGTCGTTATTGGAGGCGCAGCCTGGCTATTCGTAATGTGGAGCGGTCTAACCTCTTACATATTCCTGCCGCTTCACTATTGGATCGTGATTGGCGGTTTATCTGGCTTTGCCGGAGCGATGTTAGACTCTTACCTTGGGGCTACACTGCAGAGCATGTATCGCTGTACAGTCTGCGGCCGAAGTGTTGAGGCAACCAGACATTGTAACGAGAATACGGTTCCTCTCCGGGGCTGGAGCTGGCTGAATAACGATATGGTGAATATGATTAGTTCGCTTGCGGCGGGAGGTCTCGCCTTGGTTTTAGGAAGATGGCTAACAGAGATTGTACAGAAAGTTATCCTCGGATGA
- a CDS encoding fumarylacetoacetate hydrolase family protein: protein MRQLIRNIYCVGRNYRLHIEELGNNVPSEPLIFMKPSHAAVLMDGSSIELPEGRGEIHYEAELVLRIGRDYQVGMKVDDLVDVMAFGIDFTLRDIQNKLKDQGHPWTAAKAFLNSAPMTPYIAFPGEADIAGADFVLRKNGEVVQRGNPRHMIFSLQQIIDFIAKNYGLGEGDLIFTGTPEGVGPVTSGDKLELDYAGQVLGSCTVRLGPDLIS from the coding sequence ATGAGGCAATTAATTAGGAACATTTACTGCGTTGGGCGGAATTACCGATTGCATATTGAGGAGCTTGGCAATAATGTTCCGTCTGAACCACTGATTTTTATGAAACCTTCTCATGCGGCTGTTCTAATGGATGGGAGTAGCATCGAATTGCCGGAAGGGCGAGGCGAAATACACTATGAGGCTGAGCTTGTACTCCGCATTGGTCGGGATTATCAGGTGGGCATGAAAGTAGATGACCTGGTAGATGTGATGGCCTTTGGCATCGATTTTACGCTTCGCGACATCCAGAACAAGCTGAAGGATCAGGGGCATCCATGGACAGCGGCCAAAGCATTTCTTAACTCGGCGCCCATGACGCCTTATATCGCTTTTCCGGGAGAAGCGGATATCGCTGGGGCAGACTTCGTGCTTCGCAAGAATGGCGAAGTTGTTCAGCGGGGAAATCCCCGTCATATGATATTCTCGTTGCAGCAAATCATTGATTTTATCGCGAAGAATTATGGGTTAGGCGAGGGTGACTTGATTTTCACCGGAACACCTGAAGGAGTAGGGCCTGTAACTAGTGGAGATAAGCTGGAGCTGGATTATGCTGGACAGGTTCTGGGCAGCTGTACCGTTCGGCTAGGCCCTGATTTGATATCGTAA
- a CDS encoding glycerophosphodiester phosphodiesterase: MNNLCVAHRGFSSKAPENTMAAVHMAMQMPHVQWVEVDVQLSKDGIPILIHDFTLNRTTDGRGPVKEKTLEELKQLDAGSWKSRVFKGERLITLDEFLKGVCGRLRANIEIKTRGNMYPGIEEKVVAAIKRHRMEYDVVLTSFEPRILANIKELARGMRTGLIIEGRPKDLLLRLQLLRCSFLSISHRYLSADLASRAAKLGMTVMAWTIDDARTMRRVAALHEDILICTNRPDVWQDALL, encoded by the coding sequence TTGAACAACTTATGTGTGGCTCACCGGGGCTTCTCAAGCAAGGCTCCCGAAAATACGATGGCCGCAGTGCATATGGCTATGCAGATGCCGCATGTACAGTGGGTGGAAGTAGACGTGCAATTGAGCAAGGACGGTATTCCGATATTGATCCATGACTTCACTTTGAATCGAACGACAGATGGGCGCGGACCAGTGAAGGAGAAGACGCTGGAGGAATTGAAGCAGCTGGATGCCGGCAGCTGGAAATCCAGAGTGTTCAAGGGTGAGCGTCTGATCACGCTGGATGAGTTCCTAAAGGGCGTGTGCGGGCGGCTTCGGGCGAATATTGAAATTAAAACCCGGGGGAACATGTATCCCGGAATTGAAGAGAAGGTGGTGGCCGCGATTAAGCGGCATCGGATGGAGTATGATGTGGTGCTCACCTCTTTTGAACCTCGAATATTGGCTAATATAAAAGAGCTTGCGCGTGGTATGCGTACTGGCCTTATTATTGAGGGCAGGCCGAAGGACTTGCTTTTGCGGCTGCAGTTGCTGCGTTGTTCATTTCTTTCCATCAGCCACCGCTATTTAAGCGCCGATTTGGCTTCCCGGGCCGCAAAGCTGGGGATGACCGTCATGGCTTGGACGATCGATGATGCCCGGACAATGCGGCGTGTTGCGGCGCTACATGAAGATATACTTATTTGTACGAACCGTCCGGATGTATGGCAAGATGCGTTGCTTTAA
- a CDS encoding CapA family protein, with amino-acid sequence MYPPRSEKYRTKKQEKQRRQSRFWLTLNVSLIIAIIALGAYYFVEERTSPGSGRSEEPASVEYSLNHTSEDPAEGRDISKADEGSPPSAHEQDGHPAADEIDEGMEIESPDDEEAPPLFEDQEDGETVQLHFAGDTIFSGSVASMLEKEGYQYPYEHVRDLFISDDLSVLNLETPVTDRGTPAEDKSFVFKASPKVLPSMLLAGVDAVNLANNHTLDQGIEGLLDTIKHLKDSKIHYFGAGKNKQDAYAPVYLERKGIKMALFGFSRVIPHADWAAGKNKPGLAVAYDPKEAVKAIQGARENADLVIVVTHWGKERATVLEKHQTSLAHSFVDAGADLIIGGHPHVLQGLERYKGKWIAYSTGNFIFTKNPTAPDTLETAVFEAKCTKQGDCQMKLHPFRTDIGQPVPLKDEEGAQLLKKVESLSNNISIDSLGNVHSLIKE; translated from the coding sequence ATGTATCCACCAAGATCAGAGAAATATCGGACAAAAAAACAGGAGAAACAGCGCAGGCAAAGCCGTTTCTGGCTTACACTAAATGTGTCCCTCATTATCGCTATCATTGCCTTGGGGGCCTATTACTTCGTTGAAGAACGCACTTCACCAGGCAGTGGGCGAAGCGAGGAGCCGGCTTCTGTGGAATATTCCTTGAATCACACATCGGAGGATCCTGCCGAGGGCAGAGATATTTCGAAGGCGGATGAAGGGAGTCCTCCATCTGCTCATGAGCAAGACGGCCATCCGGCTGCTGACGAAATAGACGAAGGAATGGAGATTGAATCTCCTGATGATGAGGAAGCTCCGCCTTTGTTTGAGGATCAGGAAGACGGGGAGACGGTTCAACTTCATTTTGCCGGAGACACGATATTTTCGGGAAGCGTCGCATCGATGCTGGAAAAGGAAGGATATCAATATCCCTATGAGCATGTTCGCGATTTATTCATTAGCGATGATTTGAGTGTGCTGAATCTGGAGACGCCAGTCACGGACCGAGGCACGCCGGCTGAAGATAAATCATTTGTATTCAAGGCCTCGCCCAAGGTGCTGCCCTCTATGCTTCTAGCAGGGGTAGACGCAGTGAATTTAGCGAACAATCATACACTGGATCAAGGTATCGAAGGCCTGCTCGATACGATTAAGCATCTAAAAGACAGCAAGATTCATTATTTCGGAGCCGGAAAAAATAAGCAGGATGCCTACGCCCCGGTTTATCTGGAACGCAAAGGAATTAAAATGGCTCTCTTCGGATTTAGCCGGGTCATCCCTCATGCAGATTGGGCTGCCGGCAAGAACAAGCCAGGCTTGGCTGTTGCTTATGACCCTAAAGAGGCAGTAAAAGCGATACAAGGCGCTAGGGAGAATGCCGATCTCGTAATCGTTGTTACCCATTGGGGGAAGGAGCGAGCAACAGTACTGGAGAAGCACCAAACCTCCCTGGCGCATAGCTTTGTTGATGCTGGGGCTGACCTGATCATCGGTGGTCATCCTCACGTGCTGCAAGGCCTAGAACGATACAAAGGCAAATGGATTGCCTATAGTACGGGAAATTTTATTTTTACTAAAAATCCTACAGCTCCCGATACTTTGGAGACAGCAGTATTTGAAGCGAAGTGTACAAAGCAAGGGGACTGCCAAATGAAATTGCATCCTTTCCGCACAGACATCGGCCAGCCTGTTCCATTAAAGGATGAAGAGGGAGCTCAGTTGCTCAAGAAAGTGGAGAGTTTGTCTAATAATATTAGTATTGATAGCTTGGGAAATGTGCACAGTCTCATTAAAGAGTAA
- the hemG gene encoding protoporphyrinogen oxidase: MNDASRKVAIIGGGLTGLSAAFYIRKFYKEKGFKPEIVILEQDKVLGGKIETLHRDGFVIEKGPDSFLARKTAMIDLAQELEIDHELVSTNPEAKKTYIVNQGRLHPMPSGLVLGVPTELGPFLKTGLVSWRGKFRALMDLVRAPRQSSEDESLGAFIERRLGAEVLSNMTEPLLAGIYAGDTYRLSLQSTFPQFGEMERKYGSLIKGMMTGKKPVETHTGTKKSAFLTFRQGLQSLVHALVHDLDDVEQRLETKVSSIEDHRGSDQAGYTVALASGERIIVDDVVVTTPAFAAADLLRPLVDVSELDAINYVSVANVVLAFERQDVSGSFDGSGFLVPRKEGRNITACTWTGVKWLHTSPEDKMLLRCYVGRFGDEEKVSYPDADLIELVRKDLRELMNITAEPLFVEITRLPKSMPQYPVHHLQHIAEFRDRLERELPGIYATGAAFDGVGLPDCIRQAKELAEQMASKLAVQK, translated from the coding sequence ATGAACGATGCTTCCCGCAAGGTGGCCATCATTGGCGGGGGCTTGACCGGACTTAGCGCCGCCTTCTATATTCGTAAATTTTACAAAGAAAAAGGGTTTAAACCGGAAATTGTAATTCTGGAACAGGATAAGGTGCTCGGCGGCAAGATTGAGACGCTTCACCGTGACGGCTTTGTCATTGAGAAAGGGCCGGATTCTTTTCTGGCCCGTAAAACAGCGATGATTGATCTGGCACAGGAGCTGGAGATCGACCACGAATTGGTATCTACAAACCCGGAAGCAAAGAAGACGTATATCGTCAATCAAGGACGTCTTCATCCGATGCCTTCGGGGCTTGTACTCGGGGTACCTACTGAGCTGGGACCATTTCTAAAAACAGGACTTGTTAGTTGGCGTGGCAAGTTTCGGGCATTGATGGATTTGGTTCGTGCGCCGCGGCAAAGCTCAGAGGATGAATCGCTAGGAGCTTTCATCGAGCGCCGCCTTGGAGCAGAAGTGCTGAGCAATATGACGGAACCGCTGCTGGCGGGCATTTATGCCGGAGACACATATCGTCTTAGCCTCCAATCGACGTTTCCGCAATTTGGCGAAATGGAGCGGAAATATGGCAGCCTGATCAAAGGGATGATGACGGGCAAAAAGCCTGTGGAGACGCATACTGGCACGAAGAAGAGCGCCTTCCTGACCTTCCGTCAAGGGCTGCAAAGTCTTGTCCATGCTCTTGTGCATGATTTGGACGATGTGGAGCAGCGTCTGGAGACGAAGGTAAGCTCTATTGAGGACCACAGAGGCAGTGATCAAGCAGGTTACACAGTTGCACTTGCTTCCGGAGAGCGGATTATCGTCGATGATGTTGTCGTGACAACACCTGCCTTTGCTGCTGCTGATTTGCTGCGACCGCTTGTAGACGTCAGCGAACTAGATGCGATTAACTACGTTTCCGTAGCCAATGTCGTGCTGGCCTTCGAACGGCAAGACGTCAGCGGATCGTTTGACGGTTCCGGCTTCTTAGTCCCTCGTAAAGAAGGGCGCAACATTACGGCATGCACCTGGACTGGCGTCAAATGGCTGCACACGAGCCCTGAGGATAAGATGCTCCTGCGCTGCTATGTCGGGCGCTTTGGTGATGAGGAGAAGGTGTCATATCCAGATGCCGATTTGATAGAGCTTGTACGGAAGGACTTGCGGGAACTCATGAATATTACGGCAGAGCCGTTGTTCGTAGAAATTACCCGTTTGCCGAAGTCTATGCCGCAGTACCCTGTACATCATTTACAGCATATTGCTGAGTTTCGGGATAGGCTGGAACGAGAGCTGCCGGGCATTTATGCTACCGGTGCGGCTTTTGATGGAGTTGGCCTTCCGGATTGCATTCGCCAGGCCAAGGAGCTTGCGGAACAAATGGCAAGCAAGCTTGCCGTTCAGAAGTAA